Sequence from the Poecile atricapillus isolate bPoeAtr1 chromosome 21, bPoeAtr1.hap1, whole genome shotgun sequence genome:
gttctcagcaatgaccagggattggatagtcaggttaccacTTTCCCAGCCACACTGGCCatgaaacgtccatcaaaaggcctatctttaatggaatgtataaacacctatgtttatagttactttcttgggaaagtggctagaaattgtgaaaacaatatcaaaagACCTGATTCTCAGGGCGACATTAGCTCTGGCCACGATCGTGCCCCCTGTGCCACCAACCCTTACCTGCAGCGGCAGGCGGAGACCCAGTTGTTCCACGAAGGCACCAGTCCAGGCTCCAGCCGTGATGATGAGCCGGGGGGCTTGGTACACCCCAGCAGTGGTGGTGACAGTGACCATGGCCCCAGGTTTGATGTGCAGCACCTTCTCTCCATCCCTCAGGGTGCCCCCATGTTGGCGGAAAACCTCCTATGTGGGGAGGGTGACAGGAGGTGGGTGCCAAGGGactcccatcccatcccatcccatcccatcccatcccatcccatcccatcccatcccatcccatcccatcccatcccatcccatcccatcccatcccatcccatcccatcccatcccatcccatcccatcccaggtCATTCCAAAGCATTCCATCCCCTCAGCAGCACTTACCTGCACTGCCCGCAGAGCCCGGTCAGCGAAGAGCACCCCGGCAGTGCTGTCCAGCACGGCCACCTGGCCAGCTTGCAGCTGGAAGCCAGGGAAGCGCTGGGCCAGCGCCGCAGCATCGAGGATCTCATCAACACCAAGGCTCCTCCTGCAGGCCTCCAGCTCGGGATCTCCCGCcggccccagcagcaccagtcCTGTCTGCCTGCATCCCCCCAGTCAGGACAGCTTGCCCTGCTTTCCCCGTGTTTGCTTTGCCCctggggggaaactgaggcacggtGACACCAGTGATACTTGGGATGTGCAACACCCTGGTGCTGGGGTGCCGGTGACAGGGGCAGAGTGAGATGCATGGGAGGGTCCGGACACTGACACACTCTGCCCGCTAAATACAGCAAGCGCCATCTGCCCTGACCCCGGCACCGGAGGATCATTTAAATCTTCATTTCCTTAATGACATTTCCTTCATGGGGCCCCATAAATTACCAGGAATTGGCAGCTGCCTGCCATGGAAGCCACATCCCACCCAAAGGTCACGGTCCCCAGTCCCGCGGGGAGGGGAGGGTGCCTGTGTCCCCGTCCCCATCACCTGTAGAGGGTGGTGCCGGTCTcggcctccagccgctgccaGAGGCGGAAGCTTTCGGGCATCATTCGGGAGTAATACTGCTGGGGGTAGGCGCTGCGGATGATGCGGCTCTGCCCATGCGAGCTGCCCCGAGAGTGGGGCAGGAGGAACTGTGGGGCAGAGAGGACATAGGGGTGAACACAGACATTGCCACCCTCAACCCCATGTGCACCAGCACGGTGCGGCAGAGGGCACCGTGGGACACAGCCTGTGCTGTCAGCCACGGCACCGGGAAACAGCAGGAAAcgctggggacagggggtcCTGGCGCTGGGGACTGCAgtgcctgagcagctctgctccgtGCCGCGGTGGAGGGCAGCCAGGTCTGCAGGCACCCGCCCCAGCCTGCTGGGAATGAGGACATGGCAGAATGGGGTCACCAtacctgctccagcagcagagtgtCCTTGTGGCGCTGGGCCAGGTGGTAGGCAGTGAAAGAGCCCTGGATGCCGGCCCCAATGACAATGACATCGTAGGTGGACTTCTGGGGCTGGCTTGGGGCAGCCATGTTCACCCTCGTCcctgtttctgtctctgtggCCACTGGGAGGTGAGCCAAGGGGAGGAACAGGGCAGAGTCCAGTGGAGCCTTGGCCACCTTCCAGCTCTGTGGGCACCCAGGGGCACACAGAGGCCTGGCTACCTACCTAGGTATCTTCCTACCCCTTGGGGCTGGCCGGGCACAAACATTCTCATTCCCCCACCAACACCTGGTGCCACCAGGGTGGGcagctcagctgctcagagTGCATGGGTGGCATATATGTGAAGGAAAACTACTTCCAATAAATCCCCCTTTCCACTGGTTCCAGCTGTGGTGGGACACAAGGCTTCCATTCGTGTGCCAATGGGAAACCCCACTTTGCTTCCAGGCAAAcggggttgtttttttctccgGCACAATTTATTACAGCCATAAACCATTTTGTTGCCatcttctgtttttattttttaacaggaAATAGGGGTGATTTAGGGCtcgccagagctgccaggatGCAGTGTGGTGGATTTTGAAAATCTGTTAAATTTTGGGGTGTGACTGGGTTTTGGGGACAATGCCCCAGAGTGGGGGATAACACAGAGAGGGGCTGCCAGTTTTAcccactgctgccactgccccGTGCTGCTGACACCTATTTAGGAGAATTAATTGGCTTCTGTGGTGTAAAAGGCATTATTTACTGGTTAATTGTCATTATTATGAAAtgttaaatataattatttattatgcCACTTGCCTCTGGTGATGAATGAAGCACTGGGGAGCACTGGAGGCTTCCACCAGGTCATGGGGACACCCCAACATCGTGCAAAGGCAGAACTAGCAGCTCATAGCTATAGGAAGGTGACAGGAGGAGGATGGGCAGCACGGGCAGAGGTTGGGGTGCCCCCCAGACCTCTCATCCACCCCCCTGCCCATGACCACTGCTGCAATGAGTTCATCCCAGTCTCAGCATCACCACGATGCCCAGGGCTCTGCATCTCACAGGGCCCCGTTAAATCAGCACATCCTCGCTCGCCTTTGATGCTACAAATAATTCAGCAATTTCCCTGGGTTTCaagctgactttttttttgctttgaataGCCCCTCTACTTGCTCTTCCTTTTTTGCTGGAAAGATGAAGAATAATTAATTATCCATGAAACGTTAAATGGTAGAAATGAACTCCTCTCCCTTTAGCAGTGTGGTAATATAATGGATGGAAAAGCCTTGCTTGTGAGGTTACAGAGATGATGAAACCTTTGGTGGGATACAAATCACcatccccagggctctgtgggaTCCCTCAGGCCGTTGCTTTTGTTCTGCAGGTGACCTCAACCAGGGCTGAACCCAGACATCAGGGAGGTCTGCACCCCCAAAGCccaaaaagcagctgcaggaccTCAACATGCCTTagggtgaatttttgggggttccccccagccctgtgccaagGTCTCCATCATCCCTGCCATGTCCTCCTCACCTGGCTTTATACTGACTGGAGGCAATGCTTGGGGCAGCAAGAACACCATTTCCCTAAGCAGCCGGTGTGGGTCAGGAGAGCtcagtaaaaatgaaatattcccTGTGTGGGTTGGGTGGATGGATGGGAAAACTCAGGGCTGGCAATGGcatggggagggggaaataGGGGCTTGGGGAactgcctggcacaggctgtgagAGCTTCTCCAGTTCAGATCCATGTGGCACTGGGGAAATGTGGAATGAGGGACTTCGGTCAAGGCTGGGCAAGGATCAGATGCAATTTGATGTGTGCTGGACTCTGCACCCACTGCACCTTTTTTGTCCCCTGTACACTGGGAATCCCATCATCCATCTGTGTCGGCCTCATTTTTCACCAAGCACAAACTGACACTTAAAAAAGAATTAGGGAGCAATGCTGTTCCCCGGGGAGCCGAGGAGAACACAGCATCTTTCTCTCCCAGCTGCAACATGCTGGCTCTACGCACGCTCGCACCCATTTTCCTCCCCAGACCTCTCCATTCCCAATCCTTTGATGGCACCTGCAAagaattgtttgttttctgtcaaAAGCAACAGCGGCTGCAGGCAACCCCTCATTAGCAGTCCAGGTACGTGCCTGGGGAAGCATCAGGCagattaaaattatttgaatatcATAATATTAGAAACTTCAATTTGGCCTCAAAATGCTCATCTTCCGAGCCTTACCAGGGCTTTGTTGCATTAAACATTGATGATGCTACCGGCGGATCAAAGTTTTGGGTTTAGAGCTGAAAGTGCTTTGTGGGAGAGCCGGCAGCACCCCCAGGATGAGAAGGATCCCAGCATCGCTCCCAGGCCCGCTCCCACCACAGCCGTGGGGCTGGTGGCACAACAGCCAGTGCCACGTTGGTGGCACACAGCCCATGACGTGGgactggctgctgctctgctcttggcTCCCCATGCCAAGCCACGCCATTCTCCATGGCAGGAATGATGCATGTCGGCAAAGCAGGACCTGGGATTAAAACTAAACCCCCGCCAGAGCTGGCTGCgtgggctgtgtgtgcagcGGGGCTGGCCAGGCTGCAGGGGATCCGGCGAGGCGAAGCCATCTGGGCTTTTGGTGGAATGGGGAGGGGGTTATTAaacaaagagatttttttatatatttttttttttttaacacccGCAGGAGCCGTCCATCAGCCAACATGGAGCTGTTCGGTGCCGGCGCCAGCACCATCTGCccactgcagggctggctgcctTCCGAGACTCCGAGgcaggaggctggggaggggctgttGGACCCCCACCATAAAGAATCCTGGCCCCCCTctgtgctgttcctgctccagGTGTCTGCTTGGGGGATGATGAGCCCAGTCCTAATTTGGGTAATTTAGGGGTGGGGAAGGGCAGCTGGAGGGGCTGTGGTGAGAGTTCTGTAGGGTGAGGAGGTAGGATATGGTGAGGTGGGAGGCGAGCACCCTTCTCACAGCCCTTGGTGTCTTCCATCCCGAAGGGTTGCCGGGATTCGGGGAGGAAGGGGGGATGAGGCGATCCCCCTCCCCCAGCCTCCATCTCCGGCTCCGGCAGGCGCCGCACTCGAAGAGTTACGGCGTGGGGGTGGGGTAGCAGGGAGgagcccccccgcccccccagcCTGCGGGATTGGAGGGCGCCTCGCTCGGAGAGTTACGGCGAGGGCTGGGTGGGTGGGGGAAGgccaccccaccccccccccccagcccccctccAATTCGTCCCTGGAATTAACGAGCGCCTCACTTCCAGcggctccccccagccccgtcCCTGGGATTGGCGAGCACCGTGCTCGGAGCATTACGGCGGGGGGGAGGCGGGGAGAGCCCCCCCCCGATCCTTGGATTGGCGTGCGCCGCGCTCGGAGCATTACGGCCCCCCCTCCTCCGCCGTCCCCGGTATCGGCGGGCGCCGCTcggggcgccgccgccgccgccgcagcgGAGCTGTCCGCGGTGCTGACCGCCGCCGGCCATGGGCCCGCCGCCCGCGCTGCTCCTGCCGCTCCTCGCCGCGCTGCTCCTCGCCCCGGCACACGGTAAGCGCCGGCCGACAccccggctcatccccgccGTGCACACCGACCACCCCTCGGTACCGGCTGGCCTCAAGCCACCTCCGTCGCCGTCAAACTTTGCCAACTCGCGCTCGCCCCCCGATGCGGAGGGGACGCTCCCCGTTTTCCCCCGGTGAACCGACAATTCCCCCC
This genomic interval carries:
- the PIPOX gene encoding peroxisomal sarcosine oxidase is translated as MAAPSQPQKSTYDVIVIGAGIQGSFTAYHLAQRHKDTLLLEQFLLPHSRGSSHGQSRIIRSAYPQQYYSRMMPESFRLWQRLEAETGTTLYRQTGLVLLGPAGDPELEACRRSLGVDEILDAAALAQRFPGFQLQAGQVAVLDSTAGVLFADRALRAVQEVFRQHGGTLRDGEKVLHIKPGAMVTVTTTAGVYQAPRLIITAGAWTGAFVEQLGLRLPLQPLRIDVCYWREKQPGSTSLCDVSPCFLTLGLSQAPHGIYGLPSIEYPGLMKVCHHHGSPTDPEKRDQASSSAPRPDIAILSSFISSYLPRLETQPAVMETCLYTNSPDEDFILDRHPKFSNIVIGAGFSGHGFKLAPVVGKLLCELSLGEEPSYDMAHFAITRFPGVLGAAQ